The Sceloporus undulatus isolate JIND9_A2432 ecotype Alabama chromosome 7, SceUnd_v1.1, whole genome shotgun sequence genome segment TATTAAGTCAgatcattatacacacacacatataatagaATTAGCCTGATTCAGTGCATTGCTTATATGAGAAGGACCTTATATAGTCATTCATCAAATGCTTGTCCAGATTACCTTCCGCCTGCAATTTATACCACATTTGCCCTGTTTTACTACAAGCTGCAATTATTAACGCCTTCTGAAAAGCAATGCCCTTTACAACACAATATTTCAAAGGGTTTCATGTGGGTTTTTCTCTGATCTCCTTGCAAAAAGTAGtctgagacagaaagagagagcaaggcCTCTGTGTGTTTGCgtcggtgtgtgtctgtgtctgtgtatttGCTTTTAAATAATCTATTTCCTAAAGGTGTCTATGGTGCTGCTGAAACATTGTTATAACTTCCAGCCTCGGCAATTTATTCTCAGTGCTTTCTGCCCAGAAACGATAAATCATTTAGAGACCATTTTCATTGCAAAGTTTGTTCGGAGAGCAAGGCGCTTTATTGATTTTGGGGAAGGGAATTACTACGGGGAGACGAGATGTTTGCCGTTTCCATTTGGGGATAGGTTTTTGCTTTAAAGAAAATGTGATCGGAGGGAAAAGGTTGGAAAGGAAGAACTCTGCCACCAACCTTTAAGTTTACAGGAAAGGAGGGAAAATCATAATAATTTCACTTTGAAATAAACTTggcatttcctcttcctcctgaatGATACTCCAAGGCTTCTGTTTCATATGGTGTTTGGTTGGAGTGCTTGGAGTCAATCAGAAGTTatattttggggactacaacatccagaatcccccagttggGTGTTTGGCTGGAGTGTTCAGAGCCAATCAGAAGTTGAGACAGTTATCTTTTTGGAACTACAATATCCATAATCCCCAAGTTGAGTGTTTGGTTGAAGCACTCAGAGCCAATCAGAGGTTGagaaagttatgtttttggaactacaacatccagaatcccccagttggGTGTTTGGCTGGAGCGCTCAGAAGCAATCAGAGGTTGAGAAAGCTATTTTTTGGAATgataacacccagaatcccccagcagccTGTGTCCCGTGGCCTGTGCAATGGCATGCATCCCCCCTCTTGAACTAATGCAAACTGCCCTGGATAAAACGAGGCCTTGCTGCAGTTGACCTCTGTTTACATTTTAAAGGACACCGTGCCTTCCGAAATGAGAGGAGGCCAACTGAGTTTGACAAAAAGATCCTGCTCTGGACCAAACGGTTTCAAAAAGAAGAGGACATCCCTCCGCTTTTGTCGTAAGTAGCCTTGCGGAAGTGTGCCGCTCATTTAATTCGATCTTttggaaagaaagacagaaaaccgGCAGATCCGGAACTAGTATTTGCTTAGTGGAGACTCAATGAAGCCATGTTTTGCCTCTTTATGGCATATCTTATATCTTTCCTTGCTCCCAAACAAAGCAGCTCACAGCATTATTGGTTTCAAAAAGAATACTGTTAAAATAGGTTACATTCCTCTATGGAAGTGTTTGAACGCTTTTGTCCAGTACGCAACATCAACATTTCAGGTTCTGGGAGCAGCATTGTGCACACAGGCCAAAATTGTGTTGGTTGACATACACAACACGCAAGAGACATATCCATGGAGGACGGTTTTGCCTGGAGAAGTGCTTTAACTTCCAGTGTGGAAATGACCATTTGCTTTGCGCAACGCAGATGCGCCTTTCTGCTCAGAGATATTCTTTGCAGAAAAATCACATTTGCTGCCCAAAACCCCCATGTGCATTTTCCCTCCATGGATAATAAGTTGTGAACTTTGAAGGTTTTTGTCCCTCTGTTGTTGTTCTCCTTgtcagggtttcccaacacttgCCAGAACCATTTCCCATCACTCCTTTGGATATCTTTATCATTTTTCTCTGTACAATTGGGATATAGGAACGGGGTCCCTGTTTCTCTCCGGCCGGAAGGAACCAAACACCCAGCGCCTCCctgactttctctctctttttgtgcgtctccctccttcctttgcaATTGTCTGCCCACCTACACAACTGTTATTCCCCCCTTGTCACCCGAAATACATTTCAGTGGCAAGCTGGATTTCTCCCCAGGAACTTCGCCGGAGCTGTGAGATATCAGAAGTGAAGTGTGTAGGTGTGGGACATTGTCTCTCTGCCCCCCAAAATAAAGCAAACTAATCTGGAAAGATTAATCCTTCCCTCTGTGCTGCTTCTTTGGAGCAAAGCTTTGCAAATTCTTTGGGTCATTAATACCCAGCTGCTCCTATTACTgcttcttgggctgcatctgcactgcagaattgatgcttTAAATGCtagggctcaatgctgtgaaattttgagatttgtggttttgtgagccttctctgtcagagagctctggcagataaataaactacaatttccagggttctctagcactgagccggggcagttaaagcagtctcaaactgggttattcctgcagtgtgtttcggcCCTCTCTCAGAAAGCTCCGGTgccattaaactacaaatcccaagattgcatagcactgagttaaaagcaagtggcattatttctgcaatgcagacgcAACCTTGCTTGGGGGCAATTTTATCACCATCCTTCCACTTTTTTGGACAGCCGTGCACCACCAGCTCTGGAAGAGATTTGAGATGACTATCCTTTGGGTCTCTTCCCAAATGATCTCCAGTGTTTTGGGTCATCAATCAAACCAAACCTTCCCCGTATGGGACTGAATAAAACCAGTGTTCTGTCCAGTGTTGCAAAGCTTAGGTAAAAATCTTACATCttgttttggatcacagctcccaaaatccctagAATGCTTGTTTCTGTGGTCCAAAACCATGGATTTCCCTAAACGTTGGTTCTGGTGTTTATGCCCTTATGTCTTTTGCAGAGTGGAAGTGCTGAAGGCGGCTCACAGCCAGTTGCGGATCTGGGTTTGCTACTTCATGATCGCCCTGACTCTGCTGGGATGCGTGGCCATGGTCGTCTCCGGCAAAAGGGTACGAGGTTGGCGTCCTTCATTTCCCAGACTGTCGGTGCATCTACGCTGTCGAAATAATGCTGCTTGGCACCACTTTGAACTGCTGTGGCACCATCCTAGAGGATCCTAGGATGCATTGTTTTTGTGAGCAGAGATGCACAGTTGTTCCACCAAGTTATAAACTGTGACATTTTTCTAGGATTGAACTGTGGGCTGTTAAAGTGACCCCCAAAAGATGTCCTCTAAAACAAGTCCCCAAACCCCTTAGCAAACATGGCCACTGTCTGGGGGATGCTGGGCTTTGTAATCCAACCCACAAATGTTTGCAAACTCCTGTTGCTAAAAAACAtgaccttttccttttcctctaacAGGCCGCGAAAAGAGACGACACCTTGTTAAAGAGGAACGCAGAGAAGAAGGCGAAGTGGagaatggaaagagagaaagaacaagaagCGGTGGCAGAAATAAATGAATGAGCAAAAAGCCAAGAGAAACCCAGCCAGGAAAGATGGACGGTCCCCCTTAAGAATTGACAAAGCTTTGCTTTTGTGACTTTTGCATTGCAAGTTTTGACCTTGTGTATATTGGACAGCTGTGCTTGATTCTAGCCTATTTGGGATTTTGTCTAATGTTTTATAGTTATTATTTCAATTGAAATTGTattgcagtggacccttgttatccgctgggtttggttccaggatccctgcaaggataacaaaatccgtggatgctcaagtctcattgaatgtaatgggagagtgtccctgatataaaatgggaaatcaaggtttgctctttggaatttatgtttcttttgaatattttcaagccgtggatgtttgaatccgtggataaaaaaatcagtggataaggacgGACGGCTGTAATTTGCAATGATTGATTCTCAAATGTACACCTCCTGcgggcttaataataataataataataataataataataataataataaataataacattttatatattagatatatatatactatacatTGTATAATATATTATGGTATAATATATAAGTATGGTATAATGGTTGGAGAGTTGAACtatgtatgactctggagaccagggatcgatTCCTCGCTCGATCCTAAAAACCCATAGGGAGACCTtggccaaggcacactctctcagcctcaggttaaAGCcatagcaagcctcctctgaagaaacatggagAAGAAAACTGAGCCTCCATGGAAAAACAGAAGCAACAAACATTGCCAATTCTGTGTTTAAACATCAAGGCGTCCCATTTGGTGGTGTTGgctggggatactgggagttgcaattaaTAAAAAGATGCatatttcccatgttctgtgtTTAAATACAACCAcatctggctgggggattctgggagtcacagtcccccccccaaaaaaaagactgATATTTCCTAGTCTTTGTTGTTTGGCCTTTGCTTTTCATCTCCGTAAACTTCCACGGTTGTAAACTTTCTTCCTATAATAGACATTGCCATTTCCTTGACCTCCGCAAGGTCTTCCAACCCATAAAACTCACAGGTTCTGAAAAGAGGAAAGTAGAAAATGGCCAGGGTTATAAAACCCATTGGAGTGGATTTGTCCGACTCTGTATAAAACCCAAGAAGCTTTATGGCATTGAGCATcacttgcatctgcactgcagaaataacgcagtttggcaccattttaactgccatggctgaatgcaagGGAACCCTGCACAAGAAGTATAGGATGGACTTTATAGTATAGTATAGCATGTATAGGAtggacgttgtgtgaaaatcttaattgcgggTGCGCGGTTTTCACAGGATACTccctgtttatacttccaattctgTGATAAAGTCATATATGTCAATGCTAGAGGAAACCATGCTAATGTAGGATTTCCTTCTTTAGAAGAAgcaaaggactgcagaagagtcTGGCTGGTGCTTTTACTAGCATTTCCCTTGGGCTTCATGGAGGAATTTGGTCTCGCTTGCTAATGCATGATTTTGCACCTCTCTCCGTGTTGTTTTTGCAGCTTTCCAAACTGGTTAAATAGCTGCGGCTAAACATGCGAGCGCGCATGCCAGCAGGACTGACAGATAAAATGCCAAAGTCCCGGGtttccagaatctcatagcattgagccatggtggttaaagcgaTGTCAACCTGGGTTAcatctgcagtgcggatgcagccataaccgggactaacaataggattaaAACGCATGAAAACAGCGGAAGgattttttgcaaagaaaaacttGGTTCCCAAAATGGGTCTGCAATTGGGAAAGGCAAGGATGCTCCACCGCAAGGCCCAGAAAGCGACGTTTTGTTTTCCGTTGCGCTTTTGATTCCCAAAGTGGTGTGTCTAAGTGGATATTATGCGAGGCGGCGATAATCGGTGTTAAGTCATTAACCAAGCTGTTTAATTTGATGTCGCTCCATAAATGAATTGGCGTTTATTTGCACGCATATTTCGGGGAGAGGGGGGTacttttttttaagaagaaaagaaaaacaacaattcctcgcaacaacaataatgatgttGCGATGACATTAAATGGGGGCAAAAATGTAGCCATCATTCAAAGCTTAACTGCTTcctcattaaaaatataaaacattttataaccCAGTAAAGGAAGAACAACAAAACGCACATAATCGGCATAGTCACATTTATCTATCCTAAGAGAAAGTCCCAAGAATATTATgcttggactataacttccagaatcctgcttcctcctctggatggggattctgggaggtgttgTTCCCTAAAATGAATTCCCCCAAGAAGTAATGGCAAGACCGATCTTCGTACCATAGAAAATGCCGTGGATTCCCTTGGGATTCCCAACTACAGTTGGACCTTTGAATTGACAGCTGTAGGCCTTAGCTAGgatcttgaaaaagttacttttcctaTATAGGTCTAGTATGGGGTAAGAGTATTTCAATGGGCCGCCAAAAGAGTTTCCATCACACCAGAGGAGAAAAACGTGGCTacttctgcattgcagaaatcatacagtttgacactgccatggctcaatgctatggaattctgggatttgtaattttgtgagacatttagccttccctgttggagcgctctggtgccacaacaaatgacaaatcccaaatcccagaattccatggcagttacaagtattatcaaactgcattactgaaTAATTGTCTGGTCTGGAGAGAATGGGATGCAATGCCTTTCGTGTCACGGTACGCAAGATGTTTGCTTGCTAACCATGGCACGCAGAACAGCTGTTTGCATGCTACTCTGTGTACTTTATTGCGTTACCACACAACATGCAGTCGTCccacatgcacaactctgcttccgTCTCCATCAGATGGATAGGACACAGTTACTCTAGTGTGGTGCACTAACAGTATTTCATGCAATGACCTTTGGAAGCATGGAGGCGAAGCATGGGGCTTGCTATTTTTGCAATCCGGCACTGCGCCTTTAGCATTAGATGCTTTggaaatgtgtgttgtgtgtgtttgtgccgcTGCACAATTGCTGTTGGGATTTGCTTGCTGCTTGCTCCCATTTCTGCAGAAAGACCATTGACCCACGGTGGCCAGGAGGTGCGCCGAACAACTTTGCTTTTAAGAGGACGGATCAAGGGAGATGTGGCTTTATCAGTCGGTCGGATGCACAAGAGAACCTGGAACAACTCAGCTGCGAGCGAACACCGTTTTGTTGCCTTGGTAGCATGCTCAGGTCATGCAAAGAGGAGGCGCACAAGCCACAAAGTGTGTGCCGTAAAGGCGAAAACAGTGGCTGTGATAGGGAATGCATTTGTGCAATCCAAGCAGGAGAAGGTGGATTTATAGCTCCCCATGACATGCTTAATCTGCCCTATCCTAAGGGCTCAACGCGGGAAATGATCCTTAAAACTGACAAAATAATATGACCGAGGGAAATGTGAAATACTGAATGGTGCATCAGACCAAATGGAAGCTGCCCACAGGTATACTGAGTTTCTATCAACATCCAATGCAAGGGTAAACGTAAAGAAATACTACCTGGAACCCTGTTATACTTGCAGACCCTCCAACTGTTCCGATTTGAAGGCTTCATCTTTCATCGTCCCTCTTTTTAAGCTCTTtataaatgtcccaatttctctctccttggctgcatctgcactgcagaaacaatgtaagtcggtgctgctttaactgccatgtctcaatgctatgggatcctaggatttgcaatttgttgGCGCACCCGGGCTCTCTGATAGAAAGGTTAgatgtctcaccaaactgcaaatcccaggattccatagccctggcagctaaagtggtgtcaaactgctttatttctgcagcgtagatgaaACCTCAGAGAGATTAGAGGGCCACCTTTGTAGGAATATTTTAGCTATGGAGTTCCTGCGTAAACAAAACATTGCACTAGACCCGGTTCTATGTTTCTAGGGCCTAGTGTATTATGCAAATCGCTGCGGACTTTTGCACATTTGGATAGACACGTGTCTTAATTTTCCTGGGCAAATTTCCATGCATGTGCCTTCCTTCTGCTAAAAATGCGCAGCCACAATACGCCAGTAAAAACTGCAAGTCCTTTTTCAGTGGATTTGTCCAAATCATGTGTGATCAGATTGCAATCTTTTGGATTGGGATTAGGAGTATTTTagtcatgtagacaagccctgttGCCCTTGGAGGTGTTCACACTTGCTGCTGCAAAAGTGGTTGTATATATTTTGGCTCCATCGCCGAAAACTTGCATCCAGGAGACAAAAGAAATCCTGCCAGTTCCCTATAACCCCAGTAGAAAGAGATGTTTCTCTCAAACCCCTTTCAGCTCTAAAATGCAATTATCGGTCTCCAGgcagagagggaaaaagaaaacagattcgGGTCTCCAAGCCTGGGAAATTCAACACAATTAAACCCACAGCTGTTGGGGGGTCTCTAAGTGCCCCTCGATGAGTGGCTGCACATTCAGAGAGCTCCAGAGAACCATTTTTGCAGGCAGGCATGCCTATGGATGTCTTTTTAATGGAGGCAATTTGGCACCGTTTCTTTGGCCTTTGTTTGCTCCTAGACATATTTGTGTTtatgctgatatatatatatatgtatgagaTGATTTGGGGGaactttcccaaagggggagaaAACCTCTAATGAGCAGAAATACACGATAAATGCAAAGCAATTGCCACAAAGGCTGCACCGACACTGCAGAACGGATGGAGTTTGGCATCGCTTTGagcaccatggctcaatgctatggcattctggggtttgtagttgtgtgagatatttagctttccaaactacagatccgaggattgcataggatggagccacaataGTTTAAGTGatgtcaaagcggattatttctgcagtgcaaatgaagcCCAAGACTCTGGCTCCATCCACTTCGTGGCCCACGAAACCCCTAGAAAGACCAAAAAAAGAGCCATGATGGGAGCTCAGCCAGGCCCCTTCCGTCTTGCAGCCTTNNNNNNNNNNCTTTGCTTGCTTTCCTCCCGCTGGGCCTCCGCAAATTAATCATTTCAGCTCAACTCTGCAGTCTCTAAAACTTTAATGGGGTTATCCCTACAAACGGGGCTTCTGGCATCAGTTCACTCTAAATGGGAATTAGCTTGCATTAAAACTAAGCTCTGCCTTGATTATTTAACTGCGTGGAGATAGTTTCAATTAGCAGCCTCCTTCCAGGGGTAAGTCAGCACCTCTCTGGCTCCTGCCTTCATCCTACTTTTCCTCGGGCAAAACTCCATGTAACAGAGATGGGAGAAAAGGAGACACATCTCCTTTTGCTAATTCGGAGGGCAGGGGTCACCTATCTCTCTCACCAACCGGCCATCCCAGGCTCTTTACGGCCGACCTCTCCTGACCCCATTAAAAATCATTGCAAACCTCGCAGGGTTCCAGGGCCAAAAGGACCTTGAGGAGATGCTTTGGtccctggatgccaagatgatcgagttgaggttgtcgtactttggccacatcatgagaaagcacaactcactggaaaagacaataatgctaggaaaggtggagggaagtagaaagagaggaagaccgcatgcaagatggatggactctattaaggaggtcatggctatgaatctgcaagaccaaagcagagcagtggagaacagggaggcttggagatatctcatccagagggtcaccatgaattggagtttcaaaggcagttaacaacaacaaagagtattaattcttatatttaaaaaaggagCTATCCCCTTCTGTGAGTCGAGTGGCGGAaagcgagagcttagtccatcctgggagaacctaaaagaagttGGCATCGGAAGACCTGAGCAAATGCATCCCCTTCTCTCTCAATCTCAATCTCCCCAAAGGATC includes the following:
- the LOC121937138 gene encoding protein FAM162A-like, giving the protein WIKRGLAAVDLCLHFKGHRAFRNERRPTEFDKKILLWTKRFQKEEDIPPLLSVEVLKAAHSQLRIWVCYFMIALTLLGCVAMVVSGKRAAKRDDTLLKRNAEKKAKWRMEREKEQEAVAEINE